Within the Telopea speciosissima isolate NSW1024214 ecotype Mountain lineage chromosome 4, Tspe_v1, whole genome shotgun sequence genome, the region TGATCCTATCAGCCTACCACGACAAAAAAAATGGAGGGGTCCCTGCTCAATTGAAAGTTCATGCCCACCCTACCTTGCAAAATGGTCAAACACCTAAACATATTTTATTTCCTGATTCTGTGACAAACGTTACTCCTTTGACACTGTAGGACAATTCGGGTATCTCAATCTCTTAATTCCTCTAGAAATTAGACAAAAGAAACCCACAAAATCCATCCCTTCTTTGGAGAATCCTATGACCTGTGTCTCCTTTATCATTCACCTTTCAGCCCTTTTGAGgactcttctctcttcctaaTGCTCTTTACTTCCTCACAATACCCCACCTTGTTCTGATTAGTGTAAATCCTCTAGTTTCCACCTTATCTGATCTCAGTGGTTACTGGGTTGGAGTGTTAAGACAAGTGAAACCACTGAGTACCCTTGTTGGGGGTTATAATAGGAATTGCAGGACTGCCTGCCAGGATAGGGACGGTCACCAACTCCCACTTGTTTTCCACGAAAGAATTTTGTTAATTGGGTTGGGGCCTTTGAGGGGTCTGTGGAGTTACTATATATTTTGCTACCCCCACTGACTCACAGCCTCTATTTCCTTGCATTCTTTTGTCTTGACCTGTTTAAGATTTGGTAGAGAAAATTTTCTACTTTGGACATTGACATTGAAGTATACTGTGTGTGACTTTTTGTGACAGATTGCTGTTCTTCTTTTAATGCGCGAAAAGCCCACCATTAAAAAAAGTTAACAAGTTTGTTGTCCTTGGGAGAGGGGGAGAGTGACAGAGTGTAGTGAAAAATTCTCCCTTTCTGACTTCTGAGTAGTATTTATTAATTTAAGTAAGGTTTTTTCGTTCTGTTTTGTTCAGACCCTGATCTCACTGTATGATCATCTTCGGGTGGTGAGGGGGTTCTTCTCTTCTGGGACTTGAGTTTCTGCAGTGCAATCGGACAGATGGGATTTTGAGTCCAATTGAGATTATCTCAGAACTCATCACCAGACTGCCGGGTTTGGGtgctcttcttcatgttttcaaCAGCCAGACTGGGTTAGTACTCTGTGTTTATGAATGtggtttcattttttggtttctgTCTCTGCTTCCATTACAAGAGTTTTCCTTTCCACTTTGGACACTTTGCTTCTTATCTGATGAAAAACATCTTGGGTTTTCAGCTATTGTGGACGATTTCAACAATGGGGTTTGATTCGTTTGAAGCCGCTTATAGTGCGCAAATGCTTGAAGTTGAGTGGGATGGTTCTTCTTTGAATCCATCAAAGAGCATGGAAATAGCCTCACGACACAAGCGCTCTAAGAGGTAGCTGATTCCATCAGAATTTGTTCactttatctcttcttttccAAGTTGATGGCAACCTGAATCAAACATGGTTCTACAGTGTAGGAAATTAGGATATTTTCTCCTGTGAGATTTCTGGGTGTTTAATTGTCAACCTTTGCTTATAGGAGAAGGATACTGATGCCTGGGTTGGTTTGATTAGAATGGGTTTTTATCCACTACCAGGGGAGGGAGAGAATGTTTTTTGTAATCATTGCCTCCGAGTGTTCTAACGAACGTGAATTAATCTGGTTTGTAATTATACTAGTATCTTAGGATAGTACATTGCTTTGAAACAGTCAAACGTCCCATCTTAACCTGGAAAAATCCTTGTACATTCTATTGAGACTTTTTTTACTGTTTCACAATGGCAGTTATCCTGATAAGAGGCTCAAGGAAGAACACCGTCGTCTAAAATTGGTAAGATTAGACTCCTGaactccccccctccctctcttccCAAAATCCCAAATCTCACTAAGCCCGTTGTCACCATATAAGCCACAGATTTAACCTTCTATTAATCctcttttgcttttgtttttgttaccTATCTGTTTTTTATTCAACTAAATATCTAGATGTTGGCAAGAATTTTCCAAGTgtttaattttagattttgattGGCACAAGGACATGGGACAAGGGGAGAGCCACACtgaaaccaaggagaaccaatgTGTTAAATTGGGAGTACAGAGCTCTTTGAAGCAAGAGGTATGGAGCTGAACTTGTATCTTCAGATTATTCAGAGCTTATTAGATATACAAGGCTGTGAAATTATCTGGCATTTGATTTTTCTGAAGTCTAGGTTGCATAAGTGAAATTGCAACAAAAAACTTGTTCTTTCTCATCCCCTGCCCTTTAATGTCTAACAATCAAAGTGAATGTGTCTTTCTAAGACCTATAGTAAGTCTTTTATGATCTCCAAAATATGGCAAGCCCATGGTCGTCTTGCAGTCCTGTGAGGTCTAGGTTTTATGGTCAATTCCTCTTCCCATCACCCTCCCCaacaacttaaaagaaaaagagagagagagaatttctAAACAGTAACTGGTCTCTTATGCAGATTTTTCAGCTCGAGAAGCGATTACAGGATCAATTTGTGGTACGGGGTGCATTAGAAAAGGCATTGGGCTATAAGTCTTCCTATCATGATATTTCAAATGAAAACTCAATGCCAAAGGTagctgttttttttcttctcaatttcaAGGGGCAGATAGGATTTCTTGTGGCTGTATAATTAGATGCATCATGGTTGGTTTAGAATTTAGATGCATTTCTGTTATCCTTTTCTAAACTGATATTAAGATTCCAATCTTAAAATGCTATCATAGGATGATGTGAAAATGCTGTTGGTGTTTATTATTCGAGATCACTTGGTTTGACAATTTCCTTTTCCATGTCAACATGATGTCTAAAGTAACAGAATCTTAGATGACTTAGGTTTGTTTTATTATCATTCTATTTTTCTGATGAATAAGTTTCATTGTCATTATTTTTTAGTGCATATTAACTAAATTTATGTTGCTTTAACCAACCAATTAACATGACCTTATTTATATTCAGCCTGCCAAGGAATTGATCAAGGAAATTGCGGTGTTAGAGTTGGAAGTTGTGTATTTAGAGCAATACCTTCTCTCGCTGTACCGTAAAGCTTTTGACCAGAAAAATTCTGACTTATCTCCATCTACCATGGATGAAAGGGTAAAATCATCTTCATTCACACAAAAAGGTATGATCCTGAAAATTTCTGGACGTGATATACTGTCAGAGAGAGAAAATTTAGCTGTTCAATCAGCTCGCCCTCCGTTACATCAGGATTCAATTGCCAAGGCATGGAAGGATATCAGTGATGTGCAGGGTGCCAAAGAGCTATTTGATTCTGGCATTCACCGCAGTCATTCTTCATTGTGTCATCGTTCAGTTTGTTCAACTATAACTCCTCCACCAATGGAAACTCAGTCATGGAAGGATTTCAGTGATGTACGGGGTGCCAAAATGCTATTAGATTCTGGCATTCACCGCAGCCATTCTTCATTGTGTCATCGTTCAGTTTGTTCAACTATAACTCCAATGGAAACCCAGGCATGGAAGGATTTCAGTGATGTACAGGGTGCCAAAATGCTATTAGATTCTGGCATTCACCGCAGCCAATCTTCATTGTGTCATCGTTCAGTTTGTTCAACTATAACTCCTCCACCAATGGAAACCCAGGCATGGAAGGATTTCAGTGATGTACAGGGTGCCAAAATGCTATTAGATTCTGGCATTCACCGCAGCCATTCTTCATTGTGTCATCGTTCAGCTTGTTCAACTAGAACTCCACCAACGGAAACTCTAGATAGGGCTTTACGAGCTTGCCATTCTCAACCCTTGTCTCTGCTCAAGGTAGTTTGGTTTTCATACATTTCTAGTGTAGCATTCAACAATTTATTGGCCTCTTCTAATTGTGACTTGATGGTTTGCCTACAGCATACACAGAATGCCACTTCAAATGTAAACAGTTTGGCAGAACATCTTGGTACCTGCATAGATGATCATGTTCCTGAGACACCCAATAGGATTTCAGAGGATATGATTAAGTGCATGTCAGCAATATATTGCAAGCTTGCAGAACCCCCTCTGATGCATAATGgactttcctcttctcctatcTCATCCTTGTCATCAGGTAGTGCTTTTTCTCCACAGGATCAGTATGATTTATGGAGCCCTCGGTGCAGGAAAGATTCTTCTTTTGATACATGGCTAGATAATCCTTTCTATGTGGAAGGGTTGAAAGATTTTAGCGGACCTTACAGCACAATGATAGAGGTACCAAGGATTTGTAGGGATAATCAGAAACTAAGTGAGAGTAAAGACATGCTACAAAATTTTCGGTGAGCAATTTTGAACAACTCTTAAAAACTTACTGTACAAAGTTCTGAGTGTTTTCAAGTCTCTGTTTCATCCATTTATAAGGGACAAGGTTTCATAGGACATCATAAATATCATTTTTTGTTATTGGTTTACTGCACTTCTTTACGTGCTTGAACTGTGACATGTCTATTGCAGGTCACTTGTTTGTCGATTGGAAGAAGTTGATCCTAGAAAGATGAGGCATGAAGAGAGGCTTGCATTCTGGGTCAATGTACATAATGCATTGGTGATGCATGTAATgtctaatgatttttttttgttaaagaaaCATATTAATATCATGGTGTTGTAAGCTCTATAAGATTCTGTATGTGCCAAGGATGTtaaccgtttttttttttttctttttctctacaGGCATTTTTGACTTACGGAATTCCTcaaaataatatgaaaagagTTGCTTTACTCCTTAAGGTGAGCACAGCCTCAATGATTCTTTTTGAGAAGCCACCATTGCATGGGTTCTGTTTTCATATTTATGTGAATTATCCAGGCTGCATACAAGGTGGGAGGTCACACCATTAGTGCAGACACAATACAGAGTTCTATTCTGGGATGCCGTGTGCCTCGTCCTGGGCAGGTGAATATTTCCTTGTGGTTATTCTGAATCTATTTTTATCTGTTCCCATAAAGTTTGGTATCAAATATGTCCTCAATCCTTTTTCCTCTTATTCTAGTTTACCTGTATTCGCTCATTTTTTCAACCGTGTGCTAATGTTACCATGTGGATTTCAACCTAAAAGCTGAattgttttttctctttagTGGTATCGTTTGTTTTTTCCTACAAAGACAAAATTCAAGGCTGCAGATGATCGGCAAGCATATGCAATTGAACGACCGGAACCACTTTTACATTTTGGTCTTTGTTCAGGAAGCCATTCTGATCCTGCGGTACATCATCATCCCATTCCATCTGTTAGTCAAGCTTGTTTCTATTAGCATGAGCAATATTCTTGGTTCTGATTTTATTATATGCATAGTTATTTTTCTTCTGAACTTCTCCTTTaaacaaaattgaatttttaccAACCACTGTGCATACCCAGAGCTTTTAATTGACTATTGTAGTAGTGTATCTTTAAATTCTCCAGGTACGTGTATACACACCCAAGAGAGTGATGCAGGAGCTTGAAGCTGCAAAAGAGGAGTACATTCGGGCTACCTATGGGGTACGCAAGGAACAAAAGATCATTTTACCGAAAATTGTAGAATCTTATGCAAAAGATACAGGATTGAGTCCTGCTGGTGTAGTGGAAATGATCCAACAGTGTATGCCCGAGAGTCTGAGGAAGACCAACATGCACAAGAGTCGGAATGGGAAAACCAGCAAGAGCATTGAATGGGTACCTCACAACTTTGCGTTCCGGTACCTGATATCCAAAGAACTTGTGAAATGACTGAGTTCATAAAAACTGTCCCAACAATCCCCATATCAAGGAAAGCATAATTATCATAGAACCCAAAGAGGGTTGGTTTTCTGGAAAGTCAAGTTTTGGTTTTCCCCTTTTTGTAcaaatgaaagagaagatgaagcaaGATATTGTAGGATAGATTGGTTGCCTTCATTTTGTATATTGTAATCTATGTCATTCTGTATTGTGTAATGAGAAGCATTGCTTACACTTTAAATTTGATCAATAACCTTCCTCAGTCACATTGACATAACAGTAACCATCTCGAACTGCATTGGCTTCACAATGGACCAAGTTCTCAGAATGACCGTTTCAGTTTTGCTACAATAAAAGAATCATTCTTGTCTCTGATGTTTATTGCAAAACCCTAACCGCATACAACCTTTCCAACTTTTTTGGCTCACAGCACCATCAAAATTTTTACTCAACAAAACCTCTAGCATCAGAAGCCAACCAATGCTATCAGTCTTTCCCTTTCCAACTGGGTGGGTGTTCTGATCAATAGCTGCAATCCACCCATCAGCTGCATTATTTGCCATTTTAAGAGTATTATAAGGTGTTGGAGATTCAGACTGGAAAACACCTTTATTATCACATTCTCTTGTAGTCCAGCATAAGAAAACCCACTAACAGAAAGATCAGAAAATATCTGTGCCTGCATGcacgggggccaatgggagcatgtgcAGCGGCATCAATAGGGCGATCATTTCGCCCCCActttgtgtctgggtgcagggtgTACACTTCCCCAAAGAGAATTTTCTCCCTAAAAATATATACTATACTTCGGAGTTTCTGCGCTTTCATCATTCACCCGCTCTCGCTCTTGCACATTAATTTTGGGCAGTTAGGATGCAACTTGGGCCCGCAAACCTCAATCCATCTGACTTCTCTGGGTTTGGGCTGGGATTTCCATTTAGCGGATTAGGCAAGGTTCGAGAAATCTCTACCCTAGATAAGGTC harbors:
- the LOC122658386 gene encoding uncharacterized protein LOC122658386 isoform X1, with translation MLEVEWDGSSLNPSKSMEIASRHKRSKSYPDKRLKEEHRRLKLDMGQGESHTETKENQCVKLGVQSSLKQEIFQLEKRLQDQFVVRGALEKALGYKSSYHDISNENSMPKPAKELIKEIAVLELEVVYLEQYLLSLYRKAFDQKNSDLSPSTMDERVKSSSFTQKGMILKISGRDILSERENLAVQSARPPLHQDSIAKAWKDISDVQGAKELFDSGIHRSHSSLCHRSVCSTITPPPMETQSWKDFSDVRGAKMLLDSGIHRSHSSLCHRSVCSTITPMETQAWKDFSDVQGAKMLLDSGIHRSQSSLCHRSVCSTITPPPMETQAWKDFSDVQGAKMLLDSGIHRSHSSLCHRSACSTRTPPTETLDRALRACHSQPLSLLKHTQNATSNVNSLAEHLGTCIDDHVPETPNRISEDMIKCMSAIYCKLAEPPLMHNGLSSSPISSLSSGSAFSPQDQYDLWSPRCRKDSSFDTWLDNPFYVEGLKDFSGPYSTMIEVPRICRDNQKLSESKDMLQNFRSLVCRLEEVDPRKMRHEERLAFWVNVHNALVMHAFLTYGIPQNNMKRVALLLKAAYKVGGHTISADTIQSSILGCRVPRPGQWYRLFFPTKTKFKAADDRQAYAIERPEPLLHFGLCSGSHSDPAVRVYTPKRVMQELEAAKEEYIRATYGVRKEQKIILPKIVESYAKDTGLSPAGVVEMIQQCMPESLRKTNMHKSRNGKTSKSIEWVPHNFAFRYLISKELVK
- the LOC122658386 gene encoding uncharacterized protein LOC122658386 isoform X2; translated protein: MLEVEWDGSSLNPSKSMEIASRHKRSKSYPDKRLKEEHRRLKLDMGQGESHTETKENQCVKLGVQSSLKQEIFQLEKRLQDQFVVRGALEKALGYKSSYHDISNENSMPKPAKELIKEIAVLELEVVYLEQYLLSLYRKAFDQKNSDLSPSTMDERVKSSSFTQKGMILKISGRDILSERENLAVQSARPPLHQDSIAKAWKDISDVQGAKELFDSGIHRSHSSLCHRSVCSTITPPPMETQSWKDFSDVRGAKMLLDSGIHRSHSSLCHRSVCSTITPMETQAWKDFSDVQGAKMLLDSGIHRSQSSLCHRSVCSTITPPPMETQAWKDFSDVQGAKMLLDSGIHRSHSSLCHRSACSTRTPPTETLDRALRACHSQPLSLLKNATSNVNSLAEHLGTCIDDHVPETPNRISEDMIKCMSAIYCKLAEPPLMHNGLSSSPISSLSSGSAFSPQDQYDLWSPRCRKDSSFDTWLDNPFYVEGLKDFSGPYSTMIEVPRICRDNQKLSESKDMLQNFRSLVCRLEEVDPRKMRHEERLAFWVNVHNALVMHAFLTYGIPQNNMKRVALLLKAAYKVGGHTISADTIQSSILGCRVPRPGQWYRLFFPTKTKFKAADDRQAYAIERPEPLLHFGLCSGSHSDPAVRVYTPKRVMQELEAAKEEYIRATYGVRKEQKIILPKIVESYAKDTGLSPAGVVEMIQQCMPESLRKTNMHKSRNGKTSKSIEWVPHNFAFRYLISKELVK